CTGtctaggaggaggaggaggaggagggttttcttttttcctatctttttttcccctcctctctctctcttttccagccAGTAAAGAGTGTCTGTCCCTTTGAACCGCTGGTACAGCGCCTGCGGCTGcacgcacacacgcgcacacacactgCCGCCGGCTATAAATAAGTTAAGAGCCGGGCAGAGGGTGAGCAGTGCGCGTCTCCCGGGGGGCCGAGGCGGTAGggaccgccgccgccccgccgagccTCCCAGGCGGCTCAGCCCGGCCGGCGCGGCCCCTGGTTGCCGTGCCCCTGGGTGCCATGGCGTGCGCGGCGCGCTGCCGCTGCTGCGCGAACAGCAGGCGGCACAGCAGCATCCTCTACAACATCCTCAGGAGCGAGGAGCGGGCGGCGtcgccggcggggcaggggccgaGGCGGGGGCAGGCGTCCCGCGGCTGCCCCTGCGGGTCGCGGCGGCGGGTGGCCCTGAGGAGCCCGCAGGTGGCATGCAAGGCGGCCTCCGCCGTGCTAGTGAAGACGCTGCGCTTCGTCCAGAACGTGCCCTGCTTCCAGGAGCTGCCCCTAGACGAGCAGCTCCTGCTGGTCCGCAGCTGCTGGGCGCccctgctggtgctggggctggcgcAGGACCGGGTGCACTTCGAGACGGTGGAGAGCTCGGAGCCCAGCATGCTGCAGAGGATCCTCACCACCTGGCGGCAGGacgagcagcccccgccgcggggaccGGCGCCGGGCCGGCCCCACcacggccccggcggcggcggcggcggcccgcacCTGCCCTCGGCCGGCGAGATTCAGGCTATCAAGGGCTTCCTGGCCAAGTGCTGGAGCCTGGATATCAGCACCAAAGAGTACGCTTACCTCAAGGGGACGGTGCTCTTCAACCCGGGTGAGTgaccgggcggggcggcgggggtcTCTCTCTCACGGGGagccggggggcgggcggggagcgggctaGCGGGGAGAGCCCTCCTGTATCCCCAGCGAagcggggcgggcccggggctTTTCCTCAGGGGGaaagaggtggtggaggagggggatgcGCAGCAAGCTTTCAAGCCACtgtcccctcctcagggcccCGACTGGCAGGCAGGGAGCCGGTAACGGCCGCCCCGCCTGCCGTTACCGGCTAGTTCGGGGGTCCCGGGTCCTGGCGCCTTCCACAGAGGTTTTCCACGAATACAACAAACCCGAGGCAGCCTCTCAGGGAAAGTTAGCTTCGCTTGCGAGCGGGGcgcctggcggcggcggcggctcctcagAGGGAGGCGGTTGGAGCGGGGgaccctccccgccgccgcgggccgccggCTGTCCCAGGGTGGCGGGTCTAAGCGCGCCCTGCCCGCGAGGTTTGCACGCCgtggaaagaaaacaagacaaggcTCCGGGCTTCCAGGTGCCAAGTGCTGTTTCGGCTTTGTGTGtagcatggttttgtttttttttttttttttgccatttttgtggCGGCTCTACCAAGTGATTGATTATCATGTCGGTGACTTACCGGAAAGGTAGCTGGCACGTTGGATACCGCACTTCCTAAATATGCCACTACCGTGTGAAAGTGGGATATGGCTCTTCCTGCGCTCCCACTGTCAAACTGTTAGACTGAAAAGGGGAAGTTCTGCACTCTCAGTCCTTCAGCGTCCTTACTATGGTTCACCAGGAAACTTTGTGCCATACGTTGGAGTTAATGCTTCTTGCCACTTCTAATCTGGAGCTACTCAGAAAGAGTTGGCAAAAGATGCCTTGAATGAGAATAATGCATTTTGTAGAAGAGAACAAATTAAcaagttatttttattgtcttccCCCCTGTTTACAGATTGCATTTGTCACTTTAAAGGTGTTTTGGAGAGCATTCTTCTAtcaaagtttttgttttatcAGCTAATTTATTTAACACTTAAGTGAATGTTGGCAAACGTCATATTTCAAGTTGTGTAGTGAAGAAGAATATTGAATGTCCAGAACACCAACGTGATAAGATTTTGAACTGCCCTATAAAATTTGGCATGTTGATTCTGCATACAGGAAGTCCTCTAGCAATTTCATTTGCTTCATGTCTTGAGTAATACATACAATCTGTAAGCTGTTAGTAGTTTTTCTGTAAGAAGAATGTTGTTTCATAGACAAAACCTATGTaaacaaagtaatttatttttcttttcagatctaCCTGGACTGCAGTGTACACAGTACATTGAAGGACTGCAGAGGGAGGCACAACAAGCTCTAAATGAACACGTCAGACTCATTCACAGAGGTGATGAAGCCAGATTTGCCAAGCTGAATGTTGTTCTATCCTTGTTAAGATCTATTAATGCTAATGTGATTGCCGAACTATTCTTTAGGCCCATCATTGGAGCAGTGAACATGGATGACATGCTTTTGGAAATGCTTTGTGCAAAATTATAAAGGcatgtaaaataatgaaaataaatccaaTGCGAAGGAAGCCCTAGAGCAGAATAGTGTAAAGTACTGTAAATAAACTAACTTATTGTTTTTACATAGATAGTATTTTTGTATTCCataataaaatattcttcaagttctgaaattaatttttattaaacacaGTGTTTTTGGAGTAAGATTACAGTCATCAAAACGAGCTTTAAGGTTGTGGAGAGTGTTCATATCCCAAGTCGACTGGCTATTCTTTTACTATGTCTCTGAATAAAGATCACACTTACTATATTTTACTTTCAAGGCGAGTAATCCCTGCTTTTCCAAAATAAGCAGCACTCTAGGTTTACATTTTAAACATAGTTGGTGTACAGAAGGGGGAATGAACAAGCTATTTACTTTGCATATTTCagtaatattaaaatagggtACTGTAGTCAATTCTGCTCATAGTTCAAATACTGGCTCTACCAAAGGCTTACAGCAGTCAGTGAACTACTTCTATTGAATTTAACAGAGTTGAAAGTCTATaaagaatattaaagaaaatattcaccTAAGGTTTTCTTCCATATGGGGAAAATGTGTTAGGAAGATTTTGAGACTTAAAGTACCTTGGCCAACAATAAGGCTTGCGGTAAAACATTCCATTCAACACATGTTGGGCTCCAGGAGAACAAAGTGACTCTATTCGCcaaaacaacaagcaaacaaaaccacctcTAAAAATACCCAAACAGCAAATGCTTAATAGGGTCAGGAGAACTACTGGTGTGCAGTCACACTTTGCTTTTCATCTAGGTAATTGCTAGTTAGGATTTCTAAAGCCAGATTCTTCAGGCTACTTACTCTTATAGAAATACAAAATGATTATGCTGAACCATGGCACACTAGTGGTACATCCATCAGAATTTGTCAGCTAGCATGAAGATGTCTTAATTAAGCATCGGGCTTACAcactcttttttttgtcttggactTGATCATTTCTCCCAAAGCAGTTGGATTTTTTCgaaaaaatcctcttttaaaaggaaaaatcagtaatTTAAGGGGGATTTGTTtcatggttttcctttctctgtgcagGTCTCTAGCTTTCCCCTGGGGAATATTGATAAAAAATGGAGAGAGAAGTGTGACAGTGTTCCCAAAGTAAAAGATATCAGTAACTCTATGTATTATTTACATATATGTTAACCGCTAGCAATAAGAGGTGTTTTTTAAACCACAATTAATGAAGTTGAGGCAGTTACTTTCCTTAATAGGAGGTGTGCAGAGGAGAGAGGAACGAGGTTGAAGAGCTTTCTTTTGCTGCCACCTTGCGCAGAGGATAATCACAGCTCCTACACTCAGGTAACTTGTCTCTTGTACCTACCCTACCTTTGGAGAGGTAGCCAGACATGGTGTAGCTTAAATGCACACTTTTCTGGTGCTCACGTAACTCTGGGTGGGGTTGTGTGCCCTGAGGAGCTCCTCAAAAAttccaaagaacaaaaagtatGTAACTAAAGTGCTCTTCACTACCAGTTCAGACTTCAGACCAGTTCAGACCATAATAGAGCAGGCTTAGTCTTTATGTTAAGTGGATGCttttgtatgtatacacacatgcatgtaaacaaatataaacatatacatatgGAGAATATTTACTGTGTATGTATAAATGTTCTGTGAGTTTACAATAGCTTCTGAGCTTATCTAACATCTCTgtaacacaaatatatatatgtttccctctttctctgtaaACAGCATATGAGCTCACAATATTTAGCTTTCAAAGATGCCTGACAAAGAAATCTCTTCACAAAAGCACAAAGCGTGgtgataaaacatttaaatagtgGTTACTGGCAGAAGGACTAAAGGGTAAGGACTAAAAAAAATTTGACAGCCTCAGATTAAAACAACTTCATCACCACTGAGAATTTGTTAATACGCACACTAGTATTCAGACTTTCCTGCTGAGTGGCAGAAGAGACTTGGCAGTACTCCTAACAATGAATTGTAATAGCTGAACCTTGGTCACAGGCAAGGATTTTCAGCTGAACAGTCACCTTGAGGCATTTTGGATCTATTGTGCCACTAAACACAAAAGTTTTCATGACTCAGGTGGACCTGCTTCCATCTCCAGGTTTGATAAGCAGAAATATCACCTTCTGAACAAATTCTGTATTCTGTTTAATTTTCTGAAGTTGTCTTGAAAAATACTGCTTCTGTGCACAATGAATCCACCTTGAACTCGCCATACTCTATCATATTTCTCTTGGACCAGCAATATACCGTTAGTCATTTAGCTGTTGTCTATTCAAATGGAAGCACCTGGGAACAGTAAGTAGGAAATCTGAATGAGAAAACCAATTTATCAAGGCTTTCTGCAGAGAACTAGCAAAAAAAGTGTGTCTTCATAGGTCAGAGCAACAGGAATGacaaagcaagaaattaaaaaaaggcttATAGGGGGAACCAAGCTGAAGAGTTGGAGGTCCATGCAGGAATGGGAGAGAATAGACTAGGATGCTTCTGGAACAGAGTGGGGAAGGGTCTGATCTTAGTGTGGGAATAATGTGCCAAGAGCTGACTGGAAGCAGATGGAGAGAGATTGTAACTCACAACACAAGCCAGAGCTTGAGCAAAAGGGTGCCTGTGGAGTACCCTGTGTCAAGTCCAGAAAACACTGCAGACCAGGGAAGAACCTACCGCAGAAGCTGACACAGAGGAGGACACAGGCATCCTCACCAACCTGACGGGACTGGATGGCTTGTTCTTTCCTCTACTGGTGCCTCTGCTGAAGAAGGGGCCATAGTGGCAGCTGTGCAGGTGCGAAGAGCAAGCTGCTCAGCCTTTGTCTGTGAGCATACAGTGCTCGCAGAAGTAAGCAAAACTACTCTGTTGCCCCAGACATTTGACCCTGGGTGCTCTACAGCACAGTTTTCCACTGGGTAGGAGAAGTACGGGGCTAGATCATTTTCTGCCCCAACTCTGTTCTGTGCAGGGTGGGTGAACTCCGAATTGGATGGAACTCTAACTGGTCACGGCTGCCACTGTGACACAAGAGGTGATCTCTCTGGATATCCCCAGAGAGACAACCTGCCGGAGGCCTCAGGCAGGcagtggagaagggaaggctgggCGTAGAAGGCTGCTCCCACGATAATGTAATCTTTACCAGAAGGAGCCGGGGTCAAGACCCTCCTGCAGCTTCAGGTGCCCACAGGGGTAGTGGACGGGACATGCGGATGAGACATCTGTTGGTCAGCTATCTGGGACTCCTGCGGAGGTAAAAGCCTGCCTCCAGCCCCGTCTTCTGCCGAGCAGTGCTGCGCTGTGCTGTGAGCTCTGCGCTGTTAGATGCAGCGTAACATTTCTCCTCATGCTCTTAAATGTACCAGTAAAAACTACTTTCCAGTTCAGATATTAACATGTCTTCTGAGGATTTTTAAGCGTTTTCTCTGTTTGCTCTCTATCCCTGGCATTCTGGGCATGAATCTTCTCAGgagcatggtttttttttttcagccctccAGGATGTTAGAGGCATTTTAATTAAGAGCAGCCTCCCGGGCAATTCAATCCTGCAATCCCACAGTGACTGTCTCAGCTACATAGAAGGAGTGCTGTACGAAAAGCCATTCCCACCCACCTCAGCGTAGATGGCCATTGCTTGTGGTCAGGACTGCGACACCTGCAGTCCAGGCACCGGCTTCTAATCACAAAGCACCATTCAGCAGAGGTTACTGCCGCGCGATAGCCTTTTCTCTGAAGAGATCTGAGAAGGGATAATTTAGAAACCAACTTGCATTTTTAGTTAATATTGTTATGAGTGTTTCTTTTAGATAAGAAAAAGCATGGCATTTATTTATAATCTTACTTTATAAGTTTAATATATAACCTTTGTTTGGGTAGTCTTTCTAATAGCTTATTTTAAACTTTGCAACAGTTTGCTGTTGTGGATAGACTATGAATGCTGTTAATGCCTAATAAGCAGTAACTTTGCTCCCAAAGGTGTGGTTCTGCAACTtaaattttcttgttttgatgTGGCCTCATATACTGGCTTGAATTTATTACACTGTCagtcattttcatttctcttcaaagACAGGACTTGTAGGCATTGCAATAtatggcaaaaattaaaataaaataaattaaaataaatcaaaatacaATGTCAGAAATCCAGTTGgtgatctgtttttctttcattgaaaAAAAGTCCCAAACAGTGTAAGCAAATATTATATcaagatattttgaaattttgagATGCAGCTTGAGATCTGCATGCACATATTGCCTTAGCActcttaacatttattttaaattatggaaGTCTagtattttaaatctgaaatgtACATAAGTAAAATTCAATGGCTGAAACCACTAGACACTGGCAGAGGAACTTcaaaaaaaatgtccttaaatGAACAAGCACTGTGAGGACACAGGGCTATAACTTGTTAGATGGCATTGTGCGTAAATCCACAAATCATTCACGTTATTGATATAAATCAGTAGTCATTTCACTGCTTATGTCAGCAATCAAATTGGCCCAGCTTCTTTTAGATATTCACACCATGTCTAGATGTAGGTAAATAACCACACAAGTGTTTATACAAGCACACATGATATACAGATaccttttcttctgtgtataCTTATGTTATTTACTTAATTTATATAAGGAAAATTATACTAGTTTCAGGTTCAGAAAAAAGAACCTGTCCTTTCATTTTATATTACCACTCACTATTTTGTCACATGGGGTGACTTTGACCTTGCTTAAACTGAGCTGTCCGAAAATTTGACACCAGCGTAGTCGGGACATCTAGGCTGCACCTGGGGTGACGCAAAGAGGCACACTGAGGTGACACTGGAGAGGCACAAAGACCTCCAGATGGCGTTTGATCCCAGCACACCCTATTTTAGGGTGGAGTCATTGATTCGTACTTGGCAGAGTACGGCTAGGTTCAAGTTATACACTGAACTGTCAGTCACTGCAGCTCGGCAGAGTGAAACTTGGAGCCTTTGGAGTCACCCTCACTTCTGGAAAAGCATTAGTCGTCTTCTTTCAGCTGAGACTGTAGTCCAGCTTCTCACATATACACGTGTCCATACCACATATACATATATGGCAAAATATAGCAGCACAATTCATATCTTCTTTTTCCCAGTGCGGCTGGGATAAGACAAATAAAAAAGTCAGTAAAGCCTGCAAGGGCAGAAAAGAGCGATATTAGAAAGGAAACATTCATGCATGTAACCACGTTCATGCCAGGAGCTAACAGGCCTACTGTTCCAGGTTTTAAGTACACAACTAATATCTGCCAACTTGAAACAAGAATTAGCTAAAGAAAATTAATCCATTTctcaaagaaagagagaagacagtTTATTTTGTCTCAGTTGAcaaatctttttcttatttttgaaactgaaataagcAGTTAGGACCGAGTGACCAAATGACCAAAATGATAAGTACTGGATTGAGGAtgctttttcttgtcttgtcttttttttcttttcccatcctgtCTTTACCAGGTCAGGAAGCCATAGGATCAGATATGACTCTGTGTTCAGAAGGTTGCAACTTAGCAGGCAGCAGTCATCCAGTGTGCTGCTACTTTGTCAAGGACTCTGGTGTCCTGATGAACCAGAGCTGGAGATGATCTTTAGGGAGGACTTCTGGGAACCTGAGGAGCAGTGTTGCATTTCTAATGTCTGGAACGATTAGGTGGAAACCCTCCTTCTCTATCAGTTGACTCTCAACTAAGGTAAAGAGAGCAAAATCCTGTTGCAGGTGGGATCTGAGCTATCAGCTGTTCCCAAACAAGGTGAAATGAGTGAGGAAGCATTTATAACCTGTACTGTATAAGTTAGTTCTATCTAGTTTCCAGACAAGCTGGAAAAACTGCGCAGAAATTGAGGGATGTAAGAATGATGGCTGAGTGGTCTCTGATAAAGAAGTCCCAAAGCTCAAGAAGTTGCCACTTTTAAGCTGATTTGCAACAGCTTCTTTCTATCCCTGCTGTGATATCTGATTTGTGAATAGAAAACTCACTGGCATTTGCTATGGACAGATTATCACAACCCAGTTAACATGCAGTAACTCTTTAAATTAAGGTAAGTGGATCATACAGCTGAACTTTCAGACACTTAAGGGGAATCAGTTGGAACTAGTTATTCTATCTAGAAATTCTGCTCAGAAACAGCTCAGACATTAAGACTCCAGCTCAGTCAGAAGAGTTGGGAATGTTTCTGGGCTCCTGTGCCCAGACGCACACCCTGCTGTGCTCTGGGGTGAAACCACAGCGTGTATGCCAGCAGTTTCCCCTCTCAGTTCTCTCTGTCCTCCTCCCTACCTCAcagtgctttgttttttgtaGGAAGGACATCAGATGTGTGGGCTAAAAGTGGTGACTCCTTCCCGTTAGGCTGTTGAGCTGGACAACCAGGAAGCTAGACCCTTGGAGCACGCTGCAGCCTGCACCGCTTACTCAGGGTGCATCGTGGAAGGGGCAGATGACTGCTCTTTTCAGTACTGAGCAATATATGATTCCGTTATCCGTATTTTGCCCTTTTTGTCACTTCCTCACATGTTGAGACAAACATTTGAAAGTATGTGCTACCTTGTTTATGGGACAGACCTGGAGCTTTTGTAAGTGTAAAGCAGTAACTGATAGCAGGAAGTAGGCACTTGAAGTTTTGCCTGGCTCCCAAAAAATTCAGTATGCTTGGACTTGGTATGCTCTCAATGTTT
This genomic interval from Calonectris borealis chromosome 1, bCalBor7.hap1.2, whole genome shotgun sequence contains the following:
- the NR0B1 gene encoding nuclear receptor subfamily 0 group B member 1, producing MACAARCRCCANSRRHSSILYNILRSEERAASPAGQGPRRGQASRGCPCGSRRRVALRSPQVACKAASAVLVKTLRFVQNVPCFQELPLDEQLLLVRSCWAPLLVLGLAQDRVHFETVESSEPSMLQRILTTWRQDEQPPPRGPAPGRPHHGPGGGGGGPHLPSAGEIQAIKGFLAKCWSLDISTKEYAYLKGTVLFNPDLPGLQCTQYIEGLQREAQQALNEHVRLIHRGDEARFAKLNVVLSLLRSINANVIAELFFRPIIGAVNMDDMLLEMLCAKL